One window from the genome of Pelodictyon luteolum DSM 273 encodes:
- a CDS encoding universal stress protein: MNRHCNSTVLCPVDFSADSDNTLQYLAGQHPEQGKLFILHVAEDNGTDRETLLRKHLMQFSAYSELLAGSGWEVRFAVEYGTPADVIVDFARKHGAGLILMGSHGRNRMPRLLVGSTAETVLRQAHCPVSILRMPEIAAEPMAGSEFREFLSQTANA, translated from the coding sequence ATGAATCGACACTGTAACAGCACCGTTCTCTGCCCAGTGGATTTTTCCGCTGATTCAGACAATACCCTGCAGTACCTTGCAGGACAGCATCCCGAACAAGGAAAGCTCTTCATCCTGCACGTGGCCGAAGACAACGGAACTGACCGCGAGACGCTTCTGAGAAAGCACCTTATGCAGTTCTCCGCATATTCCGAGCTCCTTGCGGGCTCGGGCTGGGAAGTGCGATTCGCCGTTGAATACGGCACCCCTGCCGACGTCATCGTCGACTTTGCACGGAAGCACGGAGCGGGGCTCATCCTGATGGGTTCGCACGGGAGGAACCGCATGCCCAGGCTCCTTGTCGGAAGCACTGCTGAAACAGTCCTCCGCCAGGCGCACTGCCCCGTATCGATACTAAGGATGCCGGAAATCGCGGCTGAACCCATGGCAGGCAGCGAGTTCCGGGAGTTTCTATCACAAACAGCCAACGCCTGA
- a CDS encoding DHA2 family efflux MFS transporter permease subunit produces the protein MKSAAAHPSSMPSVANGSEAHAYETGVRRTIITLTVIVAAMLELIDTTIVNVAINHISGNLGASIEDVSWVVTSYAIANVIVIPLSGFLGNLLGRRAYFIGSILLFTLASLLCGLADNIWTLVFFRFLQGIGGGALLPTSQAILYETFRPEERGAATGIFSMGLVLGPTIGPLLGGYLVDYFSWEWCFFVNIPVGLLAAWSAFTFIREPKVRHKVQKIDWTGIGLLAAGIGSLQFILERGQSKDWFDTPYITWFTLIALTSLVAFVWWELHTEHPAVDLSVLSRSKNLAIAAVLTFIVGYGLYGSLFVFPVFVQRLLGFTAVLTGLVLFPSAMLTGAISLPLGIALQKGASAKLMMAFGMAAFMVFSWELGQQTLQSGAENFFAVLLLRGLALGFIFIPVTMLAVTGLHGRDIGQATGLNNMVRQLGGSFGIAITNTYVAQRVAAHRVELAGHMSAYDSAALERLEAIKQAAGARAALSPADAENLANRALEGTVMAQSYHLAYMDAFMLIAVLFLCSLPLLLFIREKKGDQGHAPEAH, from the coding sequence ATGAAAAGCGCAGCAGCACACCCGTCCAGCATGCCCTCCGTCGCGAACGGCTCAGAGGCGCATGCCTATGAAACCGGCGTACGCCGTACCATCATCACCTTGACGGTGATTGTGGCGGCCATGCTGGAATTGATCGACACCACCATCGTCAATGTGGCAATCAACCATATCAGCGGCAACCTCGGCGCAAGCATCGAGGATGTCTCATGGGTGGTGACGAGCTACGCCATCGCCAACGTGATCGTCATCCCGCTCTCGGGGTTCCTTGGCAATCTGCTCGGCCGGAGAGCCTATTTCATCGGATCCATCCTGCTCTTCACTCTGGCTTCGCTGCTCTGCGGCCTCGCCGACAACATCTGGACGCTGGTCTTTTTCCGCTTCCTGCAGGGCATCGGCGGCGGTGCCCTCCTGCCGACCTCCCAGGCGATCCTCTATGAAACCTTCCGACCAGAGGAACGGGGCGCGGCGACCGGCATCTTCTCCATGGGCCTCGTACTCGGCCCCACCATCGGCCCGCTGCTCGGAGGCTACCTCGTGGACTACTTCAGCTGGGAATGGTGCTTTTTCGTCAACATCCCGGTAGGCCTTCTTGCCGCATGGTCGGCATTCACATTCATCCGGGAACCGAAGGTCCGCCACAAGGTACAGAAGATCGACTGGACCGGCATCGGGCTGCTCGCCGCCGGCATCGGTTCGCTGCAGTTCATTCTTGAACGCGGCCAGTCGAAGGACTGGTTCGATACCCCATACATCACCTGGTTCACCCTCATCGCCCTCACCTCGCTCGTGGCATTCGTCTGGTGGGAGCTGCATACTGAGCACCCGGCAGTCGACCTCAGTGTGCTATCACGCAGCAAGAACCTCGCAATCGCCGCCGTACTCACCTTCATTGTAGGCTACGGCCTCTACGGCTCGCTGTTCGTCTTTCCGGTGTTCGTGCAGCGCCTGCTCGGGTTCACCGCGGTGCTGACAGGGCTCGTGCTGTTCCCAAGCGCCATGCTGACAGGCGCCATATCGCTCCCGCTCGGCATTGCCCTGCAGAAAGGCGCATCTGCGAAACTGATGATGGCTTTCGGCATGGCGGCCTTCATGGTGTTCTCCTGGGAACTTGGACAACAGACCCTGCAATCGGGAGCGGAGAACTTTTTCGCTGTGCTGTTGCTGCGCGGCCTGGCGCTCGGATTCATCTTCATTCCAGTCACCATGCTCGCCGTCACCGGCCTGCACGGGCGCGACATCGGACAGGCGACCGGACTGAACAACATGGTCCGCCAGCTCGGAGGGTCATTCGGCATCGCCATTACCAACACCTATGTGGCACAGCGGGTCGCCGCACACCGGGTGGAACTCGCAGGCCACATGTCAGCGTATGATTCCGCTGCGCTTGAACGCCTGGAGGCCATTAAACAGGCAGCCGGAGCACGGGCAGCTCTCTCCCCTGCCGATGCCGAGAACCTTGCCAACCGTGCGCTTGAGGGCACCGTGATGGCCCAGAGCTACCACCTTGCCTACATGGATGCCTTCATGCTGATAGCCGTTTTGTTCCTCTGCAGTCTACCCCTCCTGCTCTTCATCAGGGAGAAAAAGGGTGACCAGGGACATGCCCCGGAAGCTCACTGA
- a CDS encoding precorrin-2 dehydrogenase/sirohydrochlorin ferrochelatase family protein, translating into MSTFIPLNIRIDGRRILFVGGGALVMHKLQSVRLFTGDITVLAPDISPEVSATDVHQLRKSYATSDLDGFFLIYACSEDDRLNRRVLADAQEKGILCNIVDNRMDSDFISPALFRHDGMTVAVSSDGRNARRSVEWRNAIRALFLGTECHPASNL; encoded by the coding sequence GTGAGCACCTTCATTCCTCTCAACATCCGCATCGACGGGCGACGGATTCTTTTCGTCGGCGGCGGTGCGCTTGTCATGCATAAACTGCAGTCGGTCCGGCTGTTCACCGGCGACATAACCGTCCTTGCGCCCGACATAAGTCCGGAGGTTTCGGCCACGGATGTACACCAGCTCCGGAAATCATACGCCACCTCTGATCTCGACGGATTTTTTCTCATATACGCATGCTCCGAGGACGACCGTCTCAACCGCCGGGTGCTCGCCGATGCGCAAGAGAAGGGTATTCTCTGCAACATCGTCGACAACCGCATGGACTCTGATTTCATCTCCCCAGCACTGTTCCGTCACGACGGGATGACGGTCGCGGTCTCCTCCGACGGCCGGAATGCCCGCCGTTCGGTCGAGTGGCGCAATGCCATCAGGGCTCTCTTTCTCGGCACAGAATGTCACCCAGCAAGCAACCTCTGA
- the nrfD gene encoding NrfD/PsrC family molybdoenzyme membrane anchor subunit produces MFEKALKGNAAYWSWIGFLAILAGAGIHGYRVQGDEGLAATGMGVGAVWGIYNAQLPFLAGLAASALFILVPERLLKQTELSAAAPLSAFLAAVASAMSLLFIAAGLGMPSRIPTLLMNMSPSSPASWHAPALMAYLVLSLGAGWALLASRRKGTTPPRWLRPLVMLALPVGLALPVIAAFMLAVMPTYGLWTSAMLAPRILVSGLAAGMGLLLFMVVALRRSAGPDEGKELVERLAGYTALAGLASLIFIGLDAGTAFLGNLPSETYALRLLYSDMARQALPPAYAPFASLPSVLLAAGAVSVVLLLVPAVQRKGGMLPAAAGLLIAISAWFDRGPGLILAGQASPDGGTVYAPAMPDMQVTIGIWAGGALLLTALLKVTISVRRSREAL; encoded by the coding sequence GTTCAGGGCGATGAAGGACTCGCTGCAACCGGCATGGGCGTCGGTGCGGTATGGGGCATTTACAACGCACAGCTGCCCTTTCTCGCAGGCCTTGCCGCTTCGGCCCTTTTCATCCTTGTGCCCGAACGTCTCCTGAAGCAGACGGAGCTGTCTGCGGCAGCCCCTCTTTCGGCGTTCCTCGCCGCCGTCGCTTCTGCCATGAGCCTGCTCTTCATCGCAGCCGGGCTCGGCATGCCTTCGCGCATCCCGACCCTATTGATGAACATGTCACCCTCTTCACCAGCCTCATGGCATGCTCCGGCCCTCATGGCCTACCTCGTCCTTTCTCTCGGTGCAGGGTGGGCGCTCCTTGCCTCACGAAGGAAAGGCACTACCCCGCCACGCTGGCTTCGTCCGCTCGTCATGCTTGCCCTACCTGTCGGGCTCGCACTCCCGGTCATCGCCGCCTTCATGCTCGCCGTCATGCCGACCTACGGACTATGGACGAGCGCCATGCTTGCACCGAGGATCCTGGTTTCCGGACTTGCCGCCGGCATGGGGCTCCTGCTTTTCATGGTGGTCGCATTGCGCCGCTCGGCGGGACCCGATGAAGGTAAAGAGCTGGTGGAGCGCCTTGCCGGCTATACAGCCCTTGCCGGCCTGGCCTCGCTGATCTTCATCGGCCTTGATGCCGGCACCGCGTTTCTCGGCAATCTTCCTTCGGAAACCTACGCTCTCCGGCTGCTCTACAGTGACATGGCTCGCCAGGCCCTGCCTCCGGCATATGCGCCGTTTGCTTCGCTGCCCTCCGTGCTGCTGGCGGCCGGGGCGGTCTCGGTTGTCCTGCTCCTCGTGCCGGCGGTCCAGAGGAAAGGCGGCATGCTTCCTGCCGCGGCAGGACTCCTTATCGCCATTTCGGCATGGTTCGACCGCGGACCCGGATTGATTCTTGCCGGGCAGGCTTCTCCGGACGGCGGAACGGTCTATGCGCCCGCAATGCCGGACATGCAGGTCACCATCGGAATCTGGGCCGGCGGCGCACTCCTTCTTACGGCTTTACTCAAGGTCACCATATCCGTCCGCAGGTCAAGGGAGGCGCTGTGA
- a CDS encoding uridine kinase family protein: MLGDVLLIREHHVAAAEVIARRVLADIQKLRHEHPGHKYIVAISGESGSGKSELSHALAQDLKKAGEQPKILHTDNYYRVAPSERLALRIADNFKHVGVGEYDWDLLKSNIGDFRSGRMSLMPCIDIVSGQLDRLITDFSKVDVLVVDGLYALGIKDADLCVYIDLTWRETRKNQALRGKESDDLYRLRVLEKEHEDVLAFRYRADLIIDHDYLVHEAPDPDDAAAEGDYAGF, encoded by the coding sequence ATGCTGGGTGATGTCCTCCTTATACGCGAACATCATGTCGCGGCCGCCGAAGTCATTGCAAGGCGGGTCCTTGCCGATATCCAGAAGCTCCGCCATGAACATCCCGGGCACAAGTACATCGTGGCCATTTCAGGAGAGTCCGGCAGCGGCAAGAGCGAGCTCTCGCATGCCCTCGCACAGGACCTCAAGAAGGCCGGAGAGCAGCCCAAAATCCTCCATACCGACAACTATTACCGGGTGGCGCCTTCCGAGCGTCTCGCCCTCCGCATTGCCGATAATTTCAAGCATGTCGGAGTCGGCGAGTACGACTGGGATCTCCTGAAAAGCAACATCGGGGACTTCCGCTCCGGACGCATGTCGCTCATGCCCTGCATCGACATCGTCAGCGGCCAGCTCGACCGGCTCATCACCGACTTCAGCAAGGTTGACGTGCTCGTCGTTGACGGTCTCTACGCCCTCGGCATCAAGGATGCCGACCTCTGCGTCTATATTGACCTTACCTGGCGTGAAACCCGCAAGAACCAGGCCCTTCGCGGCAAGGAGAGCGACGACCTGTACCGTCTCAGGGTCCTTGAAAAAGAGCATGAAGATGTGCTCGCCTTCCGGTACCGTGCCGATCTCATCATTGATCACGACTACCTTGTGCATGAAGCCCCGGATCCCGACGACGCTGCGGCAGAGGGTGACTATGCAGGGTTCTAA
- a CDS encoding MFS transporter — MQGSNDPLRTDGARSIKASLLSAFPAFQSPNFRRYFPGQVVSMVGTWIQMVAQGWLVLELTGSAFDVGLAAAASTLPTLFLSLIGGVIVDRYPRRTILFWTQSSAMVLAFILGIFALTGTVTMPIILLLSFLLGCVNAINVPALQSFLSEMVEREHLSSAIALNSAIYNGSRVIGPAIAGVLIAAAGTGTAFMLNGFSFFAVLLSLFMIKAGQRNPSGTEPVHPVRAITDGLRYSWRHPLIRTIVIFIAIISIFGWSYVTMLPVVAKRSFNMDATGLGYLYGVSGIGSVIGTVLISMYSGRVDRLVFIAGGTILFALSLIGFTYTLWLPLALFFLFLCGFGLVAAVATMSATIQGTVEDRYRGRVMSLYMMVFMGFMPIGNLQVGWLSEQFGTGPAIRFGCLVTLFAAVVIIFYSRRVRSDYQRYREELKL; from the coding sequence ATGCAGGGTTCTAACGATCCCCTTCGGACCGATGGGGCGCGCTCCATCAAAGCATCCCTTCTCTCGGCGTTCCCCGCCTTTCAGAGCCCGAACTTCCGCAGATACTTTCCCGGCCAGGTGGTCTCCATGGTCGGTACGTGGATCCAGATGGTCGCCCAGGGCTGGCTGGTGCTTGAACTTACCGGTTCAGCTTTCGACGTGGGTCTTGCTGCTGCTGCCTCGACTCTTCCAACGCTCTTTTTATCCCTTATCGGCGGCGTCATCGTCGATCGCTACCCGCGCCGTACAATCCTGTTCTGGACCCAGTCCTCGGCGATGGTGCTTGCGTTCATTCTCGGCATCTTCGCCCTCACCGGCACCGTCACGATGCCCATCATCCTCCTGCTCTCCTTTCTTCTCGGCTGCGTCAACGCCATCAACGTGCCAGCACTCCAGTCGTTCCTCAGCGAAATGGTCGAGCGGGAGCATCTCTCCTCGGCCATTGCGCTCAACTCCGCCATCTATAACGGCTCGAGGGTCATCGGCCCGGCCATAGCGGGGGTGCTCATCGCTGCGGCCGGAACCGGCACGGCCTTCATGCTCAACGGATTCAGCTTCTTTGCCGTACTGCTTTCTCTCTTCATGATCAAAGCCGGCCAGCGCAATCCCTCCGGAACAGAACCCGTTCACCCCGTTCGTGCCATCACGGACGGACTTCGCTACTCATGGCGCCATCCACTCATCCGGACCATCGTCATCTTCATTGCCATCATCTCCATTTTCGGCTGGTCGTATGTCACCATGCTGCCGGTTGTGGCAAAGCGTTCATTCAATATGGACGCCACCGGTCTCGGCTACCTATACGGTGTCTCCGGCATAGGATCCGTCATCGGCACCGTACTCATCTCCATGTACTCCGGTCGGGTGGATCGACTGGTGTTTATCGCAGGGGGAACCATCCTCTTCGCACTCTCCCTCATAGGATTTACCTATACGCTGTGGCTCCCCCTCGCGTTGTTCTTCCTCTTTCTCTGCGGATTCGGCCTTGTGGCCGCCGTGGCCACAATGAGCGCTACCATTCAGGGCACGGTAGAGGACCGGTACCGCGGAAGGGTTATGAGCCTCTATATGATGGTTTTCATGGGGTTCATGCCGATAGGCAACCTCCAGGTGGGGTGGCTCTCGGAGCAGTTTGGTACCGGTCCTGCCATCCGGTTCGGATGTCTTGTAACGCTCTTTGCCGCAGTTGTCATAATCTTCTACAGTCGTCGCGTCCGCAGTGATTACCAGCGCTACAGGGAAGAGTTGAAGTTGTGA
- a CDS encoding HlyD family secretion protein, whose protein sequence is METPERQQQAAPEAPKAGSGKKGPVSLVKMAVLGVLASIGLIWAGQMIHHSLLYEETDNAQIEGDIYPVISRVPGKVLEVTAEDNRLVKKGERLIALDSLDFVVRRDEARAVLKNAEAAAAGARASISAASANEMKLQADLMRSRNLHRQDVISKAELDGVNAAALGASAGHEEAESRYRSTLAQVELRQAELRNAELQLSYTSIKAPANGHISRKNVHAGQFVQPGQQLIALVGSGRLWVVANFKETQMEKIRPGQNVLIRVDAFPDEEYEGTIESISAGTGAKFSLLPPDNASGNFVKVAQRVPVKIVFDRKPERHLSTGMNVVVDVRVD, encoded by the coding sequence ATGGAAACACCAGAACGGCAGCAGCAGGCTGCACCGGAAGCGCCGAAAGCAGGATCAGGAAAAAAGGGCCCCGTCAGTCTCGTCAAAATGGCAGTCCTCGGGGTACTTGCATCCATAGGCCTTATCTGGGCAGGACAGATGATCCACCATTCATTACTGTACGAAGAGACCGACAATGCACAGATAGAGGGTGACATCTATCCGGTGATATCAAGGGTGCCGGGCAAGGTGCTTGAGGTCACAGCCGAGGACAACCGGCTGGTCAAAAAGGGTGAGAGGCTCATCGCGCTCGACTCTCTCGACTTCGTGGTCCGCCGCGACGAAGCCAGGGCCGTCCTGAAAAATGCGGAGGCGGCGGCAGCAGGGGCAAGAGCGTCGATTTCGGCTGCTTCTGCCAACGAAATGAAACTTCAGGCCGACCTCATGAGGAGCCGGAATCTTCACCGGCAGGACGTGATTTCAAAGGCTGAGCTTGACGGCGTGAACGCAGCTGCGCTGGGAGCATCGGCAGGGCATGAAGAAGCAGAAAGCCGGTACCGGTCGACCCTCGCTCAGGTTGAGCTCCGCCAGGCGGAACTCAGAAACGCCGAGCTCCAGCTTTCCTACACCTCCATCAAGGCGCCCGCCAACGGGCATATCTCCAGAAAGAATGTCCATGCGGGGCAGTTCGTGCAGCCGGGCCAGCAGCTCATCGCGCTGGTCGGAAGCGGCCGGCTGTGGGTTGTGGCAAACTTCAAGGAAACCCAGATGGAAAAGATCCGCCCTGGACAGAACGTGTTGATCAGGGTAGACGCATTCCCGGACGAAGAGTATGAGGGAACGATTGAATCCATTTCAGCAGGAACAGGCGCGAAGTTTTCCCTTCTTCCGCCCGATAACGCCAGCGGCAACTTTGTGAAGGTGGCTCAGCGGGTACCGGTGAAGATCGTCTTCGACCGGAAACCCGAGCGCCACCTTTCGACAGGGATGAATGTGGTGGTCGACGTACGGGTAGACTAA
- the cobA gene encoding uroporphyrinogen-III C-methyltransferase, whose translation MKKKDQQTKGYVYIIGAGPGDPDLLTLKAERALQASDVILYDDLVTSALVDRFEGLKIYTGKRKDSHHFEQDAINEEIVRHALRGKTVARLKGGDPFVFGRGGEEIDVLRQHRIDYEIIPGITAAHGASSYSEIPLTMRKVSSSVAFCTGHPINKIQAPDADTLVYYMVASSVHAVLEAVLKKGRSESTKVAIVQNATRYNQQVFTGTIGEFLRRDRVAYSPALLIIGENINHFIEENWYSRKKKVLTVGGEPAQFSSREYVRVNFPCRREEAAERSVLEECFHGIGDWPVVFFPNRFAVKYFFGYLMEFGRDVRHLAGARICTLGRPAATELQKYGVLSDLVLEPESPSAIAGMLRDGGICNDRVLLPGSNLVDSYLVNALEEEGNTVTPLSVYLHGKHEQEESIDLDFIDEIWFSSPSCVKNFSALYRSIPENITVTTADVETAAEYARLFGS comes from the coding sequence ATGAAAAAGAAAGACCAGCAGACGAAGGGATATGTCTACATCATCGGCGCCGGTCCCGGCGACCCCGATCTCCTCACCCTCAAGGCCGAACGCGCACTCCAGGCGTCCGACGTGATCCTCTATGACGATCTGGTCACGAGCGCACTCGTCGATCGGTTCGAGGGGCTGAAGATCTATACCGGCAAGCGCAAGGACAGCCACCACTTCGAGCAGGACGCCATCAACGAGGAGATTGTCCGCCACGCTCTGCGCGGCAAGACCGTCGCCCGTCTTAAGGGAGGCGATCCGTTTGTTTTCGGGCGCGGGGGCGAGGAGATCGACGTTCTCCGCCAGCACCGCATCGACTATGAGATCATCCCCGGCATCACGGCCGCGCACGGGGCGAGTTCCTACAGCGAAATCCCGCTCACCATGCGGAAGGTATCCTCGTCGGTCGCGTTCTGTACCGGCCATCCCATCAACAAGATCCAGGCGCCAGATGCCGACACGCTGGTCTACTACATGGTGGCATCGTCCGTTCATGCAGTGCTCGAGGCCGTTCTGAAAAAAGGGCGAAGCGAGTCAACGAAGGTGGCCATCGTCCAGAACGCCACCCGATACAACCAGCAGGTCTTTACTGGTACCATCGGTGAGTTCCTGCGGCGCGACAGGGTTGCATATTCTCCTGCCCTGCTCATCATCGGTGAGAACATCAACCACTTCATAGAGGAAAACTGGTACTCACGCAAGAAGAAGGTGCTTACGGTCGGCGGCGAGCCCGCCCAATTCAGCAGTCGGGAATATGTGCGGGTCAACTTCCCCTGCCGGAGGGAAGAGGCTGCCGAGCGCAGCGTGCTCGAGGAGTGTTTCCATGGCATCGGCGACTGGCCGGTCGTGTTCTTCCCGAACCGCTTTGCCGTCAAGTATTTCTTCGGCTACCTGATGGAGTTCGGTCGCGACGTACGTCACCTTGCGGGCGCCCGCATCTGCACCCTCGGCCGTCCGGCGGCCACGGAGCTTCAGAAGTACGGAGTCCTCAGCGACCTCGTACTTGAGCCCGAAAGCCCGTCGGCCATCGCCGGCATGCTGAGGGACGGGGGTATCTGCAACGATCGGGTGCTTCTTCCCGGCTCGAACCTCGTTGACAGCTACCTCGTCAACGCCCTTGAGGAAGAGGGCAATACGGTCACTCCGCTGTCGGTCTACCTGCACGGCAAGCATGAGCAGGAGGAGAGCATCGACCTGGACTTCATCGATGAAATCTGGTTTTCCTCGCCCTCATGCGTGAAAAACTTCAGCGCCCTCTACCGGAGCATCCCGGAGAACATCACGGTGACGACGGCTGACGTGGAAACCGCAGCGGAATACGCCCGCCTGTTTGGCAGCTGA
- a CDS encoding TolC family protein, translating into MNRTFASALILLAATTAGLPLSTGARAMELTLDAALSRMDETSPALRSAREGVNAADAGVEAKRSGWFPEIAATATYGYHDRVSQFDGMQFMPNDSYDARISASMMLFDFGRTAKSVTIATSGRNAAGYRLALTQRDLSWATIQIFYDMLFLREAIGVQEKEITALEKNLDVTMKRYREGVATRFDLLSTEVRLASAKNRKLDLETELANQEISLRRLAAIADGEPLELKGSFSMAEEPSLAPAPESEALQNRLEVKLATEHARAAREKKSLAGRQGLPKITGSVSWGSSNGWLPDSDPDLGTMRTSTTAGLQLELPLFTGFRTAAGRREALAMQRAAEQDRIEAEQRVRAEVRQTSRALKTSREKITTTALQVEQARLAAENARIRHMNGLATTLDLLDTEASLAGAELGNLQARYAFVMNTYAFRKASGMPLMQEPSIQAK; encoded by the coding sequence ATGAACAGGACCTTCGCTTCAGCCCTCATCCTCCTTGCCGCCACCACCGCGGGATTGCCGCTCAGCACCGGGGCACGGGCCATGGAGCTGACACTGGACGCTGCGCTCTCCCGGATGGATGAAACCAGCCCCGCATTGCGGAGCGCCCGGGAAGGGGTGAATGCAGCAGACGCGGGGGTAGAGGCCAAACGGAGCGGATGGTTTCCCGAGATCGCCGCAACGGCGACCTACGGCTACCACGACAGAGTCTCGCAATTCGACGGCATGCAGTTCATGCCGAACGACAGCTACGATGCCCGCATCTCCGCCTCGATGATGCTCTTTGATTTCGGCAGGACCGCCAAGAGCGTTACGATCGCAACTTCGGGCCGCAATGCAGCCGGCTACCGGCTGGCCCTGACCCAGCGGGATCTCTCCTGGGCGACCATCCAGATTTTTTACGACATGCTCTTCCTTCGGGAGGCCATCGGGGTACAGGAGAAAGAGATCACGGCACTTGAAAAGAACCTCGACGTCACCATGAAGCGCTACCGCGAAGGCGTTGCAACCCGCTTCGACCTCCTCAGCACCGAGGTACGCCTGGCCTCGGCAAAAAACCGGAAACTCGACCTTGAAACAGAACTGGCCAACCAGGAGATCTCTCTCCGCCGCTTGGCAGCCATTGCCGATGGCGAGCCACTTGAACTCAAGGGATCGTTCAGCATGGCAGAGGAACCGAGCCTGGCCCCGGCACCCGAAAGCGAGGCGCTCCAGAACAGACTGGAAGTAAAGCTGGCAACGGAACATGCCCGTGCCGCCAGAGAGAAAAAATCGCTGGCAGGCAGACAGGGCCTTCCGAAAATAACCGGCAGCGTCTCCTGGGGCAGCAGCAACGGCTGGCTCCCCGATTCCGATCCGGATCTCGGTACCATGCGGACAAGCACCACCGCGGGCCTGCAGCTCGAGCTGCCGCTCTTCACAGGCTTCAGAACTGCGGCGGGACGGCGTGAAGCGCTGGCCATGCAGCGGGCCGCCGAACAGGACCGGATTGAAGCAGAGCAGCGGGTCCGTGCCGAGGTACGCCAGACTTCGAGGGCACTGAAAACCAGCCGCGAAAAGATCACCACCACGGCGCTGCAGGTCGAGCAGGCCCGGCTTGCGGCTGAAAACGCCAGAATCCGCCACATGAACGGACTGGCGACAACGCTCGATCTGCTCGACACGGAAGCCTCGCTCGCCGGGGCCGAACTCGGCAACCTTCAGGCGCGCTACGCTTTTGTCATGAACACGTATGCATTCAGAAAGGCTTCAGGAATGCCTTTGATGCAGGAACCATCAATCCAAGCCAAATGA